A genomic segment from Pseudomonadota bacterium encodes:
- a CDS encoding EthD domain-containing protein, whose product MIKFVFCAKRCTNMSRAEFQDYWLNHHGLLFKKFADTYRAVRYVQSHTIDSPLNENIMKSRGTSEAYDGVGEIWWQSEEDFLAAINSPEGQKLRAMFVEDEARFVNLNASSAFFTVEHVLIDGKVY is encoded by the coding sequence ATGATTAAATTTGTTTTTTGTGCAAAGCGTTGCACGAATATGTCACGGGCTGAGTTTCAAGACTATTGGTTAAATCATCATGGCCTCTTATTCAAGAAATTCGCAGATACATACAGGGCAGTACGTTACGTACAGAGTCACACTATCGATTCGCCGTTAAATGAGAATATCATGAAATCCAGGGGGACATCGGAGGCATATGATGGGGTTGGCGAGATATGGTGGCAGTCGGAAGAAGATTTTCTCGCAGCCATCAATTCACCGGAAGGTCAAAAACTACGCGCGATGTTTGTTGAAGACGAAGCAAGATTCGTAAATCTGAATGCATCCTCGGCCTTTTTTACTGTCGAGCATGTTCTTATTGATGGAAAGG
- the ald gene encoding alanine dehydrogenase, translating into MIIGVLKEIKEGENRIALTPAGADALVRDGNSVLVESKAGVRSGLTDEEYVLTGAEVVTALEIYNRAELIIKVKEPLETEWPEFKDGQILFTYLHLASSEKLTKGLLRSGITGVAYETVQDATGRLPLLIPMSEVAGRMSVQAAMRLLETDYGGRGILMSGVPGVPPAEVVILGGGVVGLNAAKIAAGLGAHVTILDVNHDRLKYIDDILHGTVTTIYSNPYTVNHAIVYADVLIGAVLVTGARAPLLVTDKMVSRMKTGSVIVDVSIDQGGCVETIHVTTHAEPAYKVHDVIHYGVPNIPAAVPRTSTYALTNATLPYIRTIALKGLKMAAQEDASLAGGINLAKGILAHSAVAESFGMDWKPWYDLI; encoded by the coding sequence ATGATCATCGGCGTGTTGAAAGAGATAAAGGAAGGGGAAAATAGGATTGCATTAACACCGGCAGGGGCAGATGCGCTTGTCCGTGATGGAAACAGTGTCCTTGTAGAAAGTAAGGCAGGAGTAAGAAGCGGGTTGACAGATGAAGAATATGTATTGACAGGCGCGGAAGTTGTTACTGCTCTGGAGATCTACAACCGCGCAGAGCTTATTATTAAGGTAAAGGAGCCTCTTGAGACAGAATGGCCTGAGTTCAAAGACGGGCAGATTTTATTTACATATCTCCATCTTGCTTCGTCTGAAAAGCTTACAAAGGGTCTGCTGAGAAGCGGCATAACCGGGGTCGCCTATGAAACAGTCCAGGATGCAACAGGGAGGTTGCCTCTTTTAATACCTATGAGTGAGGTCGCGGGACGTATGTCTGTTCAGGCTGCCATGAGGCTACTGGAAACAGATTATGGTGGAAGAGGGATATTAATGAGCGGCGTGCCAGGTGTTCCTCCGGCAGAGGTTGTCATTCTGGGCGGCGGGGTAGTGGGCCTTAATGCTGCAAAAATTGCTGCAGGTCTCGGCGCCCATGTGACAATTCTTGATGTAAATCATGACAGACTAAAATATATAGATGATATCCTGCATGGAACCGTAACAACGATTTACTCGAATCCGTATACTGTCAATCATGCAATCGTATATGCCGATGTCCTGATAGGCGCTGTACTGGTGACAGGTGCCCGCGCACCTTTGCTTGTAACGGACAAGATGGTTTCAAGAATGAAAACAGGTTCTGTAATAGTGGATGTTTCAATAGATCAGGGCGGCTGCGTTGAGACAATCCATGTGACAACACATGCAGAGCCGGCATATAAAGTCCATGATGTTATCCATTATGGCGTGCCGAATATCCCTGCTGCCGTGCCGAGGACCTCAACCTATGCCCTTACAAATGCGACTCTCCCGTATATAAGAACAATTGCACTGAAGGGATTAAAAATGGCAGCACAGGAAGATGCATCTCTGGCGGGCGGGATAAACCTTGCAAAGGGTATATTAGCTCACAGTGCGGTTGCAGAGTCTTTTGGTATGGATTGGAAACCCTGGTATGATCTGATTTAA